A region from the Halobacillus mangrovi genome encodes:
- a CDS encoding NUDIX hydrolase, protein MIYLRQTFRLHPNQYERCTQFFNDYTLPLHRENGARLTGRYVTKARDEITTLWEYNSYEHYKTVNEKIKQSELFKESEKRRKEVKPLYLDEQEEFMEATGDYQFPKHIVSVSAYITNDAGEVLLVKNEHRNDTYEMPGGRMEMGETLEEAVRREVFEETGITADIKGITGVYQNVTRGIVCVVFKGVYRSGDLRTQPGETQEVFFKDLNKGELDNLVTKEHFKVRITDARDREGVTVESYYVRPYEVVHRLES, encoded by the coding sequence ATGATTTATTTGAGGCAGACTTTTCGACTGCACCCTAATCAATATGAGAGATGCACACAATTTTTCAATGACTACACACTTCCTCTTCATAGAGAGAACGGGGCAAGGCTGACAGGACGGTACGTAACGAAAGCTAGAGATGAGATTACAACACTATGGGAATATAATTCGTACGAACACTATAAAACTGTGAACGAAAAAATCAAGCAGTCAGAGCTCTTTAAGGAATCTGAAAAGAGAAGGAAAGAAGTTAAGCCTCTCTATTTAGACGAGCAAGAAGAGTTCATGGAAGCAACAGGAGATTACCAATTTCCAAAGCATATTGTTTCTGTATCCGCCTACATAACCAACGATGCCGGTGAAGTTTTGCTAGTGAAAAACGAGCACCGCAATGATACATATGAAATGCCTGGCGGACGGATGGAGATGGGGGAGACCCTTGAAGAAGCTGTTCGCCGAGAAGTTTTTGAAGAAACAGGAATAACAGCCGATATCAAAGGCATCACCGGTGTTTATCAAAATGTGACCAGAGGGATCGTATGTGTTGTCTTCAAAGGCGTGTATCGTTCAGGAGATCTAAGAACGCAGCCTGGAGAAACACAGGAAGTCTTTTTCAAGGATTTGAATAAGGGAGAACTAGATAACCTCGTCACAAAAGAACATTTCAAAGTCAGGATTACCGACGCTCGAGACCGAGAAGGAGTGACTGTAGAAAGTTATTATGTCCGTCCTTATGAAGTGGTACACCGGCTTGAATCCTAA
- a CDS encoding phosphocarrier protein HPr: MAEQTMKITAADGVHARPATALVQVAGKFQSEVNLEYNGKSVNMKSIMGVMSLGIPSGAEVKFTAEGSDEEEAVEAVVAKAKEENLGE, from the coding sequence ATGGCAGAACAAACAATGAAAATCACTGCAGCTGACGGCGTACACGCTCGTCCAGCAACAGCGCTAGTACAAGTAGCAGGGAAATTCCAATCTGAGGTAAACCTTGAATATAACGGGAAATCCGTAAACATGAAGTCCATCATGGGCGTTATGTCTCTTGGTATCCCTAGCGGTGCAGAAGTTAAGTTCACTGCTGAAGGTTCTGACGAAGAAGAAGCAGTAGAAGCAGTTGTAGCGAAAGCAAAAGAAGAAAACCTTGGTGAGTAA
- a CDS encoding transcription initiation factor TFIIIB, whose amino-acid sequence MNRPTNLTKSPKCGGTELGVGKHSGYGVMIPKNKMWSFGSEIEYILCTDCGFIIEGYVKHPEKFKGTSNA is encoded by the coding sequence ATGAACAGACCAACGAACCTGACAAAGTCACCCAAATGTGGTGGAACAGAACTTGGGGTAGGGAAGCATTCAGGATATGGAGTGATGATTCCAAAGAATAAGATGTGGAGCTTTGGATCAGAGATAGAATATATTCTTTGTACGGATTGTGGATTTATTATTGAAGGCTATGTGAAACATCCGGAAAAATTTAAAGGCACATCTAACGCGTAA
- a CDS encoding metal-dependent hydrolase, which produces MDTGTHVVMGVALGGLATLDPAVQADPALFNAVLIGTIVGSQAPDCDTVLKLKNNAVYIRHHRGITHSVPAVALWGISIPSLIYLFSPEVSFLHLWLWTFLAVILHVFVDIFNAYGTQAYRPFSHRWVAYGFINTFDPYIFALHIAGIVAWNLGASPGLMWLLIYFVIALYYVKRYFDKRELVRLIHEHFDNVEQIATSPTIQQNIWKIAITTPTHYYVGRAENGHMTILDEFVNKPIDYRDPVVKKALTDHNIKAFLSFSPVYRYEMSYHDEYTEVRFIDLRYRSQGRYPFVAIAQIDDEHGEENLEILNSYTGWVFTEEKLQNKLSPMTESKS; this is translated from the coding sequence ATGGATACTGGCACACACGTCGTTATGGGAGTAGCACTTGGCGGACTCGCCACCCTGGATCCTGCTGTTCAAGCAGATCCTGCGTTGTTCAATGCTGTATTAATCGGTACCATCGTCGGCTCTCAAGCCCCTGACTGTGACACCGTACTTAAATTAAAAAACAACGCTGTTTATATACGTCACCACAGGGGAATCACTCATTCTGTACCTGCCGTGGCCCTTTGGGGAATCAGCATCCCAAGTCTCATTTACTTATTCTCTCCAGAGGTCAGTTTCTTGCACCTTTGGTTGTGGACATTTTTGGCCGTCATCTTACATGTGTTTGTTGATATTTTTAATGCGTACGGGACCCAGGCGTACCGGCCGTTTTCCCACCGCTGGGTTGCTTACGGATTTATCAATACATTCGACCCCTACATTTTCGCCCTTCATATTGCAGGTATTGTCGCCTGGAACCTTGGAGCTTCGCCTGGATTGATGTGGCTCTTGATCTATTTTGTAATCGCCTTATACTACGTCAAAAGGTATTTCGATAAGCGAGAGCTTGTACGCTTAATTCATGAGCATTTTGATAATGTGGAACAAATTGCAACTTCTCCAACGATTCAGCAGAACATTTGGAAAATCGCGATTACGACTCCTACTCACTATTACGTAGGGCGTGCGGAAAACGGGCACATGACCATTCTCGATGAGTTCGTCAATAAACCGATCGATTATCGAGATCCCGTCGTTAAAAAAGCGCTGACAGATCATAATATTAAAGCTTTTCTATCCTTTTCTCCTGTGTATCGCTATGAGATGAGCTATCATGATGAATACACCGAAGTCCGGTTTATTGATCTGCGCTATCGTTCTCAAGGCCGTTATCCTTTTGTAGCTATAGCTCAAATCGATGATGAACATGGAGAAGAAAATTTAGAAATCCTAAACTCTTATACAGGCTGGGTGTTTACAGAAGAAAAACTTCAAAATAAGCTCAGCCCCATGACTGAATCAAAAAGCTAA
- the sspK gene encoding small acid-soluble spore protein K — MRNKAKNFPNIKMSHAPADQSEYLALRPNGTINSKPQEKAARSRERDINQVGRYHRGK, encoded by the coding sequence ATGCGTAACAAAGCAAAGAATTTCCCTAATATAAAGATGTCCCATGCCCCCGCTGATCAAAGCGAATATTTAGCCTTAAGGCCAAATGGGACGATCAATAGTAAACCTCAAGAAAAAGCTGCCAGGTCCCGCGAACGCGATATCAACCAGGTTGGGAGGTATCATCGTGGGAAATAA
- a CDS encoding YpzG family protein: MGNKSFNNRANPFKARRGAKHLSKRVNGETEPTQADKITEVQAKKNHY; encoded by the coding sequence GTGGGAAATAAAAGCTTCAACAACAGGGCAAACCCTTTTAAAGCTCGCCGTGGTGCGAAGCATTTAAGCAAAAGGGTTAATGGTGAAACAGAGCCGACCCAAGCGGACAAAATCACCGAGGTTCAAGCCAAAAAGAACCATTATTAA
- the glcT gene encoding glucose PTS transporter transcription antiterminator GlcT: MRQQVKIKKVLNNNVVIAEHPSYEEVVLIGKGIGFNRKAEDEISFDKADKTFLLSNEKEKEQYVNLLPYVDERLIDFMNDVLVHIETRMGQELNQHIHVALTDHLAFAINRAKKNLQFSNPFLLEIESLYPKEYQIAMEVVTMIYDKMGIQFPEGEIGFIALHIHSAVTDKTLREINRHNQLISKLVSLVEETMDVTIDKNSVDYHRLVQHLHRAIDRVYQSESLGDEIKLANMLKQEYPVCYNLAWKLIKVMQKQLNKPVDESEVIYLTIHLQRLTHKS, encoded by the coding sequence ATGAGACAGCAGGTAAAAATAAAAAAAGTTTTGAATAACAATGTCGTCATTGCTGAGCACCCTTCCTATGAAGAAGTGGTGCTAATTGGCAAGGGTATCGGTTTTAATCGAAAGGCTGAAGATGAGATTTCTTTTGATAAGGCAGATAAAACTTTTTTACTAAGTAACGAAAAAGAGAAAGAGCAATACGTCAACCTTCTGCCCTATGTAGACGAAAGATTGATTGACTTCATGAACGATGTTCTTGTTCACATCGAGACACGGATGGGGCAGGAGTTGAATCAACATATCCATGTGGCATTGACCGATCACTTGGCTTTCGCTATTAATCGGGCCAAGAAAAATCTGCAGTTCTCTAATCCATTCTTGCTGGAAATCGAGTCTCTCTATCCGAAAGAATACCAAATTGCCATGGAAGTCGTGACGATGATTTACGACAAAATGGGCATCCAATTCCCTGAAGGCGAAATAGGATTTATCGCGCTTCATATTCACAGCGCCGTTACGGATAAAACCTTAAGGGAGATTAATCGTCATAATCAGCTGATATCAAAACTAGTGTCTCTCGTAGAAGAAACGATGGACGTTACCATTGATAAAAACAGCGTGGATTACCATCGGCTCGTTCAACATTTACACCGTGCCATTGACAGGGTTTATCAATCGGAAAGTCTCGGTGATGAAATAAAACTAGCAAATATGTTGAAACAAGAATATCCTGTGTGCTATAATTTAGCATGGAAGTTGATAAAAGTGATGCAAAAACAGTTGAATAAGCCAGTGGATGAATCTGAAGTTATCTACTTAACGATTCATTTACAGCGACTAACCCATAAATCTTAA
- the recX gene encoding recombination regulator RecX yields the protein MAKLTKITTQKKNKGRYNIFLDHGQGEAYGFSVDEDILVKYRLQKNMELDEATIEAMKQTDEIHKSYTLAINYLSYRMRSEKEIRDYLHDKEADPEHIDEIVARLKKEKLLDDQEFANSLVRTRIMTSSKGPLLLKKELIEKGVQASQAEAALEHFSFDKQYEKAMKFAEKKMKNDGKKSFRQQIQTVQQTLMQKGYQGDVVQEVLANLPEEENEESEWQAAVLQGEKILRKYRQKAEGYELKQKVKSAMYRKGFTFDVIDRFIEEYCDN from the coding sequence TTGGCTAAGCTTACGAAAATAACAACGCAAAAAAAGAATAAAGGCCGATACAATATTTTTCTTGATCATGGCCAGGGTGAAGCCTACGGTTTCAGTGTTGATGAAGATATCCTTGTAAAGTATCGGCTTCAAAAGAATATGGAGCTTGATGAAGCAACCATTGAAGCCATGAAGCAAACCGATGAGATACATAAATCCTATACCCTCGCCATTAATTATTTAAGCTACCGAATGCGTTCAGAAAAAGAAATCCGAGATTACTTACATGATAAGGAAGCTGATCCTGAGCATATCGATGAGATTGTCGCCAGATTAAAAAAAGAAAAACTGCTAGACGACCAGGAGTTTGCTAATTCTTTAGTCCGAACGAGAATAATGACGTCCAGTAAAGGACCACTGCTTCTCAAAAAGGAACTGATCGAAAAAGGTGTTCAGGCATCGCAAGCAGAGGCAGCTCTGGAGCATTTTTCTTTTGATAAACAATACGAAAAAGCTATGAAATTTGCAGAGAAAAAAATGAAGAATGACGGAAAAAAGTCGTTCCGTCAGCAAATCCAAACTGTACAGCAAACGCTTATGCAAAAAGGATATCAGGGGGACGTCGTCCAAGAGGTGCTTGCCAACCTGCCTGAGGAAGAAAACGAAGAAAGCGAGTGGCAGGCTGCTGTTCTACAAGGAGAAAAGATACTAAGGAAATACCGGCAAAAAGCAGAAGGGTATGAATTAAAGCAAAAAGTTAAATCCGCTATGTATCGAAAAGGATTCACCTTCGATGTCATCGATCGTTTTATAGAAGAGTATTGCGACAACTAA
- a CDS encoding HAD family hydrolase, giving the protein MIKLFISDLDGTLLGMDHFIKNEDVDALKQLEDRGIPLTVASGRMDHEIKEVLKRVGVYGHRVSQNGAFVFDKDSEHIYSKTFDSQTAKEVVDAVEEEPMIKTVSTADETYTKEHNKWIDIISEQLFHDIKIDPNMTERFGTSLSPSKITLHGQEQDVIDAFNRIDQSFGKEIDCFISHETCVDIMPKAINKGNGIRSLIEKLGIEPHEVACVGDSFNDVAMFELTPHSYVMSTAHNEVIEKANTTVDHVHEAIEDLEKKGLL; this is encoded by the coding sequence ATGATTAAACTATTTATCAGTGACCTTGACGGGACACTGCTTGGAATGGACCATTTTATAAAAAACGAAGATGTAGATGCGCTGAAACAACTAGAGGACCGTGGTATCCCGCTTACCGTTGCATCTGGACGTATGGATCATGAGATCAAAGAAGTCTTGAAGCGTGTCGGAGTATATGGCCACCGCGTCAGTCAGAACGGTGCTTTCGTGTTTGATAAGGACAGTGAGCATATCTACTCTAAAACCTTTGACTCGCAAACTGCCAAAGAAGTCGTGGACGCCGTCGAGGAGGAGCCGATGATCAAAACGGTCTCTACGGCAGATGAAACGTACACGAAAGAACACAATAAATGGATTGATATTATTTCTGAACAGCTTTTCCATGACATTAAAATCGATCCGAATATGACAGAACGGTTTGGCACTAGCCTATCCCCGTCTAAAATCACGCTACACGGACAAGAGCAAGACGTGATTGATGCGTTTAACAGAATTGATCAATCCTTTGGAAAAGAGATTGATTGCTTCATTTCTCATGAAACCTGTGTAGATATTATGCCAAAAGCGATCAATAAAGGAAACGGAATCCGTTCCCTTATCGAAAAACTGGGAATCGAACCCCATGAAGTGGCTTGTGTTGGAGATTCGTTCAATGATGTAGCGATGTTTGAACTCACCCCACACAGCTATGTAATGTCGACTGCTCACAATGAAGTGATTGAAAAAGCAAACACCACCGTTGACCACGTCCATGAAGCCATTGAAGATCTAGAAAAGAAAGGTTTACTTTAA
- a CDS encoding YfhJ family protein — MDEIFERLAERLYEKSGRLTIDEARTWVELLWEDFESTRAKAGYDYKGKQMTEQIVSQWIEHYGPRLHEYVATNPKFKEMLKRKGYEH; from the coding sequence ATGGATGAAATTTTTGAACGTTTAGCTGAACGTTTATATGAAAAGAGCGGTAGGCTGACAATTGATGAAGCAAGAACCTGGGTCGAGCTTCTTTGGGAGGATTTTGAGTCCACAAGGGCGAAGGCCGGTTACGATTATAAAGGGAAGCAAATGACAGAGCAGATTGTTTCTCAATGGATTGAGCATTATGGTCCGAGATTACATGAGTATGTAGCCACAAATCCGAAGTTTAAAGAAATGCTTAAGCGAAAAGGCTATGAACATTAA
- a CDS encoding YfhH family protein, whose translation MERRYSDYTYEELRQEVAELTEKARKAEQMGMVNEYAVHERKIIMAKSYMMNPQEFSAGETYQIEGDPAHTFYIEYMNGVFAWGYRQNDRKEKVTEEKEEALPISMLGQQVK comes from the coding sequence ATGGAACGTCGTTATAGTGATTATACGTATGAAGAATTAAGGCAAGAAGTAGCTGAACTTACAGAAAAAGCCAGAAAGGCCGAGCAAATGGGAATGGTAAACGAGTATGCCGTCCATGAGAGGAAAATTATCATGGCGAAGTCTTATATGATGAACCCGCAAGAGTTTTCGGCAGGTGAGACGTATCAAATCGAGGGGGACCCTGCACATACGTTTTATATTGAGTATATGAATGGTGTGTTTGCGTGGGGATACCGTCAAAATGACCGGAAGGAAAAAGTTACAGAAGAAAAAGAAGAAGCCCTTCCCATCTCGATGTTAGGTCAACAAGTAAAATAG
- a CDS encoding SDR family NAD(P)-dependent oxidoreductase, which translates to MSNVWITGAGTGLGRALAHKYAENGHTIYLSGRTEDNLLVVQDEIKAKGGQAEVVVCDVTEPSSVEEALRQIDSLDVLINNAGLGVFGELSSYTIEDIDAMLNTNVKGTVLTTQKAFPKLKETQGRVLNIISTAGLRGKKNESVYCASKFAVKGFTASLHKEWEDENVTATAVYMGGMNTPFWSETDHVSNPEKLKGPEVVAEQIINEDDGREEIYIDK; encoded by the coding sequence ATGAGCAATGTATGGATTACAGGAGCAGGCACGGGACTAGGACGTGCGCTTGCCCACAAATATGCAGAGAATGGACACACGATTTACTTATCAGGCCGAACGGAAGATAACCTCCTGGTCGTTCAGGACGAAATTAAAGCCAAAGGCGGCCAAGCAGAAGTCGTTGTGTGTGATGTTACAGAACCCTCTTCAGTCGAAGAAGCTCTTCGTCAAATCGACTCCCTGGACGTTTTGATCAACAATGCAGGCTTAGGGGTATTTGGAGAACTTTCAAGCTACACAATTGAAGACATCGATGCCATGTTAAATACAAATGTAAAAGGAACGGTTCTTACTACACAAAAAGCTTTCCCTAAGTTGAAAGAAACACAAGGCAGAGTATTGAACATCATTTCTACAGCCGGACTGCGTGGCAAGAAAAATGAAAGCGTCTATTGTGCCAGTAAGTTTGCCGTTAAAGGTTTCACTGCAAGCCTCCATAAAGAATGGGAAGACGAGAACGTCACTGCGACAGCCGTCTACATGGGTGGTATGAATACTCCATTCTGGAGTGAAACAGATCATGTGTCCAATCCTGAGAAGCTGAAAGGTCCAGAGGTTGTAGCTGAACAAATCATTAACGAAGACGATGGCAGAGAAGAAATTTATATCGATAAGTAA
- the ptsG gene encoding glucose-specific PTS transporter subunit IIBC translates to MFKNAFGTLQKVGKALMTPVALLPAAGILLAFGTSFAQDNFVDKVPFFGTPWVQTLLEVMAEAGGIVFANLPLLFAVGVAIGLAKGDGVAGLAAIIGYLIMNVVMGVLGNVTPEMTSDPAYAEVLGIPTLQTGVFGGIIVGILAASLYNRYFNIELPQFLGFFAGKRFVPIITAFTSLFLGIIMLWVWPFAQNGLNALSHLMLEGNQTISAFFFGVIERSLIPFGLHHIFYSPFWFEFGSYTNAAGEIVRGDQTIFFEQLKDGVEFTAGTFMVGKFPFMMFGLPAAALAIYHTAKPERKKVVGGIMLSAALTSFLTGITEPIEFSFLFVAPVLFGIHAVFAGFSFMIMEILGVKIGQTFSGGLIDFILFGVLPNRTDWWWVIIVGLCFSVIYYFGFRWAILKFNLATPGREDEAEDADDDGEVGDLPFEILEAMGGKENISHLDACITRLRVSVNDKGNVNKNRLKKLGASGVMEVGNNIQAIFGPVSDSLRGQMQDIMDGKTPRSRDDVAEIKNDTKAAEAPVTKGELKFVSPIKGKVLPITEVPDQVFSGKMMGDGFAIEPEDGKIVSPVNGKVLNVFPTKHAIGLEAENGMEILIHIGIDTVGLKGEGFTAMISEGDEVKQGQALMEVDLDYVKENAPSIVTPIVFTNLEEGQAVNVKASGKVNHNDPDIIEITQ, encoded by the coding sequence ATGTTCAAAAATGCTTTTGGTACTTTGCAAAAAGTCGGTAAAGCGCTAATGACTCCTGTTGCTCTTCTACCTGCAGCAGGTATTTTGCTAGCGTTCGGTACAAGCTTTGCCCAGGACAACTTTGTAGATAAAGTACCATTCTTCGGAACACCATGGGTTCAAACATTGCTCGAAGTAATGGCTGAAGCCGGTGGTATTGTATTTGCTAACTTGCCGTTACTATTTGCGGTGGGTGTAGCCATTGGACTTGCGAAAGGTGACGGTGTAGCAGGACTTGCAGCCATCATCGGTTACTTAATCATGAACGTCGTTATGGGGGTACTTGGTAATGTTACTCCTGAGATGACATCAGACCCGGCTTACGCTGAGGTCCTCGGTATTCCGACCTTACAGACCGGCGTATTTGGAGGTATCATCGTCGGTATATTAGCGGCGTCGCTGTACAACCGGTACTTTAATATTGAATTGCCGCAGTTCTTAGGATTCTTTGCTGGTAAACGTTTCGTACCTATCATCACAGCCTTCACTTCCCTTTTCTTGGGTATCATTATGCTGTGGGTATGGCCGTTTGCTCAAAACGGATTAAATGCTCTTTCTCACTTGATGCTTGAAGGGAATCAGACGATTTCAGCGTTCTTCTTCGGTGTAATCGAACGTTCCTTAATTCCATTTGGTCTGCACCACATTTTCTATTCTCCGTTCTGGTTTGAGTTCGGTTCCTACACGAATGCAGCGGGAGAAATTGTACGTGGTGACCAAACAATCTTCTTCGAACAGTTGAAAGACGGCGTAGAGTTTACTGCCGGTACATTTATGGTTGGTAAGTTCCCGTTCATGATGTTCGGACTCCCAGCTGCAGCACTGGCGATTTATCACACAGCTAAGCCTGAACGTAAGAAAGTTGTCGGCGGAATCATGCTATCTGCTGCTTTGACTTCTTTCTTGACTGGTATTACTGAGCCAATCGAATTCTCATTCCTATTCGTAGCTCCAGTACTATTCGGTATTCACGCTGTATTTGCCGGTTTCTCCTTCATGATCATGGAGATTCTAGGTGTTAAAATCGGACAAACTTTCTCTGGTGGTCTAATTGACTTCATTCTGTTCGGTGTTCTTCCTAACCGAACCGACTGGTGGTGGGTCATCATCGTTGGGCTATGTTTCTCAGTCATTTACTACTTCGGATTCCGTTGGGCGATTCTCAAGTTCAACCTGGCAACTCCAGGCCGTGAAGACGAAGCAGAGGATGCGGATGACGACGGAGAAGTCGGCGACCTTCCATTTGAAATCTTAGAGGCTATGGGTGGTAAAGAAAATATCAGCCACCTGGATGCATGTATTACACGTCTTCGTGTTTCTGTTAATGACAAAGGAAATGTGAATAAGAACCGTCTGAAAAAACTTGGGGCTTCTGGAGTTATGGAAGTCGGCAACAACATTCAGGCGATTTTCGGTCCAGTATCTGATAGCCTTCGCGGTCAAATGCAAGACATCATGGATGGAAAAACACCGCGCTCTCGTGATGATGTAGCTGAGATCAAGAATGATACGAAAGCAGCTGAAGCTCCAGTCACAAAAGGTGAGTTGAAGTTTGTTAGCCCGATTAAAGGTAAAGTATTGCCAATTACAGAAGTTCCTGACCAAGTGTTCTCTGGCAAAATGATGGGTGACGGCTTTGCAATTGAGCCTGAAGATGGTAAGATAGTTTCGCCGGTAAACGGTAAAGTGTTAAATGTCTTCCCTACGAAGCATGCCATCGGTCTTGAAGCCGAAAATGGAATGGAAATTCTTATCCATATCGGTATTGATACCGTAGGCTTGAAAGGGGAAGGATTTACGGCTATGATTTCAGAAGGGGACGAAGTGAAACAAGGACAAGCGTTAATGGAAGTAGATCTAGACTACGTCAAAGAAAATGCTCCATCGATCGTAACTCCGATTGTGTTCACGAACCTTGAAGAAGGACAAGCTGTAAACGTGAAAGCTTCTGGTAAAGTGAATCACAACGACCCAGATATAATTGAAATCACACAATAA